The Setaria viridis chromosome 9, Setaria_viridis_v4.0, whole genome shotgun sequence sequence TGTTTCCTATTTGTCTAATAGACAGAATGGTAATGAGAAGTTCGGCTAGTTGATTCCTGTATGCTCGTATATTGTTAATAGAAGTAATCGGAATTGTGGGATCCCCATGCCGTGTTGTTTGGGCTTTGTCAACACAAAAAGCGTGAATGGCGCCTTAACTCGACTTGTCAACACAAAAGGGTGGCAGATAAAAGGATGAAAAGGTCACTTCCATACCTACGACTATGCTTGGCTAATACCTCCTTCAGGGAGCTTTTTCAATCCACCTATTAATAAGTGGTTAAGATAGTTCATTTGAATCCACATACTATTACCAGCCTCCTAATGGTAGGCTACGTTTATTAGTAGCCCTATTTGGACACTAGGTAATTTTAGCTGCTAACTAGCAGCACTCAGCTGGTTAGCGGTATCACATctgctccctccgtctcaaatggtagatcgttttaatttttctaggtacatGCTTTTTCTATACACCTTAATATAGTTTATATTTAGAGATACACCTTAATATATAATTTATATTTagagatgcataataatatctatgaactttgAAACAAAGGGAGTAGCAAAGTTGCCAGAAAACAAAGGGTAGTTTATATTTagagatgcataataatatctataaactttGAAGTAAAGGGAGTAGCAAAGTTATAAAGGGAGTAGCAAAGTTACCAAGGAAACAAAGGGAGTAGCAAAGTTACCAGGTGTATGATATTTGCTATGCACTTTGATATTTGATATAGTTTATATCTaaagatgcataataatatccatTAGCAAACTACGCACATATATCAGCACGTTTTCATTGAAACCGGTGCAAAATGGCACAAATAAGAAAATTGTCTTGTCCATACTAATATGGAGACTGATACCCAAATATCTGCACTACCATTCTAGTAAAAGGAAGAAAAGCAAATATATAATCTTGACACCGTTACACAGTTGCATCAGCAACATTTGATTTATGTTTATAAAATAATCACCATGCTGATGAAATGTGCTGAATGTTATCCAGCTGCTGCCTATGGTGGGGTGCCCAGACGGCAACGTGTATCAGGGGGACGACCAAGTCTTCACTTGGGTAGAACCGTAGAAGGCTCAGGCCCTTCATTGGCAGCTTCGAGCACCCGTCAAAAAAGAAGCATCAACTTCAGCCTCTGTTCGTGGCCCTTTCCCTCTCCCGCTTGTTATACAGCCTCTCGAGAACACGCTTCGCCTCGCATGATGGGAAATTGCTCAGATCATAATAGTGTGGAGCGATATCAATCAACCTGTGAataaggcccaaaacaaccatCAAGACATCTTTCAAATGCTTAAACACAACATAGCTTTATTCAGGTAGTAGAAACTTACCATTCCCCACGGATATCAGTGACTGTGCGGATGAAATTCCTGGTGGTCAGGACGTATTCATTGTAGATGACCCATTCTGGCTTATGGTCCATACAGTTTGAGGGATGAAGATGGACAACCTGATGGGAAGGAAGAGTTACAAGACTGCAATGCTACATCCTGAGCAAGAAAGCTTCCGATGGTTATCCTTGAACATGAAAAATACAAACCTGATTATCTTTTACAGTCAAGTAATGTCCAGTCCGCTCCAGGTGAGCGACCTGCATGAAATATCCTGAAAGCATTGCTTTCCTGATATTGACATAGTACTCACGACTATTGAAGTCTGTGCTGCACATCTTGAGATTGAATCTAGTCATGATGCGAACAAGCTGTTGTCTGACATTGTCTGCAGATTTAAGTGCTCTGGAATTGATAAAGTTCTCGTAACACCACTGGGGATCTTCATCTGCATTGACAACAATAAAATTGTTACAACAAGAAAAAGCTAGTCACATGTCCACCAGAGGTAGGGCTGCAACTGGGCTGACCCACCTCCACACAATTAGTATTCTTTACACTGAACTGGTGGTTCATTTTGTATGCATGATAGGATTAGCCAAAAAGACTCGGATGGATACTTGCATCCCTAATTGAATGAGGATTATGGACTTACTGTTTTGCTTGTATGCATGGTATACGTTCAGAAGCGTCAGATGGTCCCCATCAATATGGCCAAATCGAGCCTTCGCCTCATCAGCAGCCTTTTGAGCCTCCCTAGGCCGGAGGAAGCAATTGGGTACTAGAGAAAGAATATGATAATAACAGACGAAGTCCACGGTAGTCAGCAGATGCAAAAGGGCGAGACGCACTCAACAAACAGCAACTATCTGCACCAGCCTAAACTGTATGATCATTTCGACCAATAGCTCAAGAAGCCAGGTGAATAACACAGTTGCTGATGACAGCTCATAAATGTTGCAAAAAACAATGATGTTGAGCTCACATGCAGTAGTCTGCATGCAAACTCACAAATCTAAAAACATAGCACTTTGCTTGCACAAAATTGACAAGCAAAGTAGTCCAGATAAACACATGATAATTCATTTGCAGAAATGCCATTTGGTGACCTAAAGTTGACATACCTGATAGCATGGCAGAAACTGATAGGATCTCATTTGAACAGTTATACTTTGGACTGATGACAAGCATCTTTGACATTTGTGGATCCAGGGGAAATTCGCTCATCATCTCACCTAACTGTGTTAGGTTACCTTCATCATCGAGTGCCCCCAAGTAGTTCAAAACTTCTAAGGCCCTCATAAGAGTTTCCGGTGCTGGAGGATCCATAAAGTCAAAATGTACTAAATCATCAATTCCTAGTTTCTTCAAGGTAAGAACTGTATTTGCCAGGTTCGACCTAAGAATTTCTGGGTAAGTCTGTGGTTGCAAATCCTCATTAAAACTCTTCTCTGTGTATAGCCTGAAGCACTTCCCAGGCTGCGTTCTTCCAGCACGACCAGCTCTCTGATGAGCACTTGCCTTGGAAATTGGTGACACCAGGAGGGATTCCACCCTAATCCTTGGGTTGTAAACTTTCTGTTTGGAAAACCCTGGGTCTATCACATAAACTATACCGTCTATAGTTAAGGATGTCTCAGCAATGTTTGTGGACACAACGATTTTCCTTCCAGGAGGTCCTCCTTCCTTTAATGGGGCAGGAGCAGGTTCAAAAATCTTTTGCTGCATGGCTGGAGGCAGCGTAGAATACAAAGGAACAACTTTAACTGGCCCAACCTGATCTCCCATGTTATTAATTTCCTTGTTAATTTTACGACAGGCATCCTCAATCTCCTCTTCTCCGGTAAGGAATACAAGGATATCACCAGCAGGTTCACACGTGTGTATTTGCACAACTGTCCTGATAGCAGCCTCTAGGTAGTCCCTTTCTGGTTCTTGAGTATAGAAGATTTcaaccgggtgaagcctccctGGTACCTTCATCAATGGTGCACCACTGAAGTAACCCTGAAATTTCTCTGCTTCAAGGGTAGCACTCATAACAACAAGCTTCAAGTCCGGTCTATTTTTTAGAACCTCCTTCAGAAGCCCAAACAGAACATCTGTTGCCAATGTTCTCTCATGAGCTTCATCAAGAACAATCACCTTGTACCTCTCTAAAAGTGGGTCTGCCATTGCTTCTCTCAGAAGCATACCATCTGTCAAATATCTGATAGGAAGCAATAGTGTTCAACACAACAGGATTAGATCAGAATacctaaaaaaagaaagaaacatatACTCCATATCAATCTGCCAAAAGTATAGTGCATCTAATTATGTTCTTTAATGGAACATTAAGACTCAAAAGGCTTACTTGAGAACAGTTTTGTGGCTGCTGCAATCCTCAAACCGGATGCTGTAACCTACTTCCTCCCCAATAGTAACATCCATCTCCTCGGCCACACGCCTGGAGACTGACATTGCTGCAACCCTCCGCGGCTGAGTGCAGGCAACCATGGAACGGTTACCCAGGCCTTCAGCCTCAAGTACGAATTGGGGGATCTGTTCAACATAACGCGAATCAATCATCACAACTAACTTAGCAAGAATGAGAGACAAACACCACAATCACCGCAACTGTAACAAGAACAAATCAAGCTATAGTGAACCTATGATCCTGATCACAATCCGACATGTGAACACAAATTGACCTGACCAATTTTACTTGCCCAAAAGTGAAAAGCCTTTAGAGTATCTATCACCTAACcttaaaaaaaacaatacaaATAAGGAAATTAAGCATTCAGTAATCTAAACACCTAATTAGGGGAAACGTTCAACATAACACAAATCAATCATCACAACTAACTGAGCAAGAATGACAGACAAACATGACAATAACAAGTCAGCCGCAAGAACAAAACGAACAATACCTGACTTCAGTTACAGAAACAAGCGCAGATACATATATCTGACCAATTTACCAAAGCAAAAGATGGATAATCTATAAAACACCTATATATCCTAACCTTAGCAGCAAACACTAAATAAGAAGATCAAAGGCGCCCGGGTACTGGAGCACGGATTGCCGTACCTGAGTGGTCTTCCCACTTCCCGTTTCGCCGACGAGGATGAGGGTCTGGTTGTCGCGGAGGGCGCGGAGGAACTCGTCCTTCTGCTGCCAAACGGGGAGCGTGCGGCGCTTCTCGAGGATCTCGAAGTACCGCCCCGAGTATGGCCGCCCGTTCCACCGGTTGACGGTGGGGTtggccccgcccgccgcggcggcggcggcgccgttggtggcggcgcggccgagCTTGGCGGAGACGGAGGTCTCGTCGACAACGTCGAAGAGGCTCACCTTCCGCTTCCGCTCCGtccccatggcggcggcggcggcggcggcggcgagagcgacGCTGCGGGTCGCGCAGGtggccgggaggaggaggcgggagggCGGGGGGAGGCGAAACCCTAGCTTGGTTCTGGAAGGGTCGTTCGATTTATATTTTGGGAATTGCACAAACAAATACTAGGTCGGCGAGCGAGAGCGTGAGGCCGAAGCCGAACGATAGGACGGTGAGAAAGCGGGTTCTTGGAGACATGAAGGCGGGTTCCTTCGGGGTTCCGACTTCCAAGTACTGTGCCCTGTGCCTTTCCTAACGGAGGAAGAACGGAAGAACAGAACTATAGCAACGTCTCCTTCACTCTGTATAAATAAACGACGCTGCTAGCACCGGACATCCGATGCGAAATTTTTCATTCAACCCTCCGACGAAACATTAAAAATTATCTAGTGCAACATCAACTATCACTATTTGcaatatgaaaaataatgtgtaaaaataaCTATATCGTTCGACTCTGGGATTGAAATTTCCCGCCGCAACATGAatactatgtttcatgcaacatttacTGTGAAACATGtagaaacaatagttgcaacatcgatgTTTACATATTGCAATATATGTAGGAGCTTCTGATTTTTTAAAGATTCCGAATGTATGTTCCGTAGCATTACCGATAAATAAACTGATGTATAGGTGAGGTGTTGCTTGGTTTTTTGTTTAAGCATGTAGGAGCTTATTTCACTGAAATTTGCAAGGTACTCCTAAAATACTAAAATTTGTGAAAATTTGATGGTGCTTTGCAATACCAAATTTTTAGCATGTCTTCCATTTGCACCCGCACTTCATTATTATCAAGTATCAACCATGAAGCCACGGCACACAAAGTACATGTGGCATTGGCTGATGGGGTATCCTCGGGGAAAGGATTTAAGGCAACCTGACACAAAAAGGCCAAAGGTCCAACAACAAGAGACGTGCTGGAGACAGCCCTGACGATGCTGCGGCCCACCGCCCGACCTCCCTTAGTCAGGAGCCAAGAGCTGTAACTCGTCGGTTCAGCCAAATCGGGGGCGGGACCCACAAGGGGCCCACAGCGCCCCGTCCATCCTTAAATAAAGGATGACCGATGCCGTACCAAAAGCATTGAATGCAGGGCGTGGCCCTCCTGACCGCCCCACTCCGGGGACATGATCGGGCGAGGGGAGCCGACCTTTAGCCGGGGGTCCAAGGCTGAGGTTACACCCTCGGACCGCCCAGGACGACCTGCAGAGTGAGGCCACATGCGGCCGTATGCGCCCATGCGCCCCGACGTCATTATCACCCTTGTCGCCGGGGTGAGCTGTCAAGATCAAGACTTTGCCCCCACGCTGAGCCTCGTACGGGCTTGCAGGCAAGGTGGGACCCAGCGATGGGCGTAACGGCGTGGGGAGGCCGTGAACGTGCCAAGGAGGTCGAGGAAAGCCGGGAGAAGCGGCATGCCACTCATCTTCAGTACGAACGTCAGTGGCAGCTTCTATCTCGTTCACTACTACGGGGTTGGCGGACAGGACGGGGCACACCACGGAGCAGGCTAGGCCGTGCGTAAGCGGCCCACACCGCATAGGAACCACCGTATAGGGCATACGAAGCCCACGACCGGCTAAGAAGACAGGACAAGAAGGCCCCTTGGTGCAAGGATGCCCGACCACACCACAACCCCCGACCTTCGAGGTCGGAGAACCCTCCATTCTCAACATTGTCACCCAATCCCTAGCCTATATAAGGGGAACCAGGCCTTCCTTCTCGCTCTCTCGCATTCATTCACACACGCACACCCATGCATCACATGCCTACAAGCACCCTGTTGTAAGCTCAGTGCACTcgatccaaggaacacgactcctaCCGCAATTGGACGTAGGGATcttcccgaaccagtataaacccctTATCTCTTGTGTGCTACTATCGAAAGTGGAGAGAGCGCGGCGTATAATCACTAGTCGACGGtacaaaacaccgacagttggcgcgtcaAGTAGGGGTAGTCGTGCATTCCTCGCTAACTTTCGATGGCTTCCTCGGTTTCAGCGCCAGCGGTGGTGCCGCCCCGGGCGACACCATTCACTTCGGGAGCCTTGAGTTCATCATCGACGCTGGGGGCGAGCTACAGCCCATTCTCAGCTTCCTCCCGGCCCACTTTGGGAGCCTGGACTTTGTCGCTGACCAAATAGGTCAGCTGCACCTCCTCGAGGAGGGGTTCCCCATCCAGCCTGAGCTAGCGGCGGAGCCACCCTATGGCGACCCTGCCATTCTGCCCATTGACGGTGACACCCTTGCGCTTCAGATCGATGCCTACCTCGTGGCAAACCCTGAATCGGAGGCCTGCCAGCGCACCTTCTATGCGTTGGTCAACGTTTACACCCAGCTCTTGAGGGAGGCCCCGCTTCCCCAGAGAATGAGTTCTAGGACCCTACGGTCCAGTTGCTGTATGGCCTCAGGGACGCTGCCCATCTCTTCCAGCTAGGCCTCGAGCGCTGGCTTTGTCCCGCCCCCGTGGACCCTGCGTTCATGGGAACGGTAGAGTACGTGTCGGCATGCTTCCACGACCTGATGGAGGCTCACTTCGTGAGCAGTTCATCATTGGAGGTAGAGATTGTGCATCGCGATACCTTGTTGCGGGACTGATTCATGGCGAAGCTCGCTGCCCACACCCCGCCTAGGGATCAGCAACCCCAGCCGCACCAGCTCACTACCAAGCAGTGGGAGGCTTACCTCCGTGAGAAGGCGGAATGCCTAGCCGCCAAGGCGGCGGAGCTGGACAACCGCTACACGCGGTTGGAGCGCGATCACGCCGAGTTGAGCAAACAACAAGGCGAGCAAGGGGCAGCATGGCTCGTGACCGCTCACACCACGGGCATGAGCAAATCATGCGCGATGAGGACGGTGTCCACCACTTCGTGCGGGCCAGCCAAAACGTGGCTGCCGCAGCGATGATCCTGTGCTCGATCCTCGAGCACAGGATCGCGAGGGCTTGCGTATTCATCACGAGCTCAAGGGGTTGCTCGAGATTGCAGCGGTCCAGCAGGTGGAGAGCTTCCTCCAGCGGAGGCAGGAGGCGATCAGCAGCCACCGAACACCAAGCGCGGGCTGCCCCCAGACCTCCCGCGTGCCGGACGTTGCCACAGCGGGCCACCGGGGAGCCGGCCAGCCTGAAGAAGGGGTGAGCCCGTGAGGGCATCGTGGCGACCCGCCGCCTTGGCGCACAACCACTTGGGTGGCACCCATGACGCGTGGCGCACCATACAAGCGTGGCGCCTAGAACACGCAGGGTTCGACCGACAGCGTCACCTCGACCGCGACGACCACCGCGGCCACTGCAACTGCTACTATGAGCGCTCGCGCTCCCTGACCCCGGATGGCCTTGGCCCAAAGGTGTTTGGGAGAGGGATACACTCCACGCCCTTCCCCGATCGCTTTGGCGCCCCAACCAACATCAACAAGTATGCTAGGGACACAATTCCTAGCGTCTAGCTGGAGGACTACCGGCTTGCCTGCCGAGCCAGCGGCGCCAACGACGATGACTTCATCATCGAGTACCTGATGATCTTCCTCGTTGATTCGGTGCAGGCATGGCTGGAATATCTCCAGCCGGACTGCATCCACAGCTGGTCCGACCTCCGCCAGATCTTCATCAGTAACTTCCAGGGTACGTATACCCGACCTAGCAACTCTTGGGACCTCAAGAGCTGCAAGTAGAAGGTCGGGGAGACGCTCCAGGAGTGCATTCACCATTTCTCCTAGCAGTGCAACGAGCTGCCTGACATGGTCAACGCCGATGTGATCAGGGCGTTCATCTCGGGGACTACTTGTGAGACCCTCATCCACAAGCTCAGTTGCACCAAGCCCCGCTCAACCAAGGAGCTACTGGACATCGCCACCAATCATTCCTCcggagaggaggtggtggtcgtgATCTTTGACAAGGGGAAGGGTGCCACTAGGAGcgacggcgagggaggaggcagACCCTCTTGCCATgatggcaagaagaagaagaacaagagggggagggggaagcCCACCCCCGACCACTTCGAGAAGATGCTCGAGGGGCCGTGCCTGAACCACGGCTTCCCTGCGAAGCATCTCTACAAggattgcaacctcatgaagcTCTACCTGAGGGAAAACCTTAGGGTCGGCGCTAAAGGGAAGCATCCACCAAACGCCAACATCAATGTCGGGGAAGAGGACACCTTCTCGAAGCCCTAGGATTGCCTTATGATCTTTGGCGGCTTGGACTTCTACGGTTCCGCAAAAGGAAGAACATCGCCAGGCAAGTGTTGAGTGCTAACCCCATCATCCCAACCTACCCGAAATGGCTAGACACGGAGATTATCTTTGACAGGACGGACCACCCTGACCATATCGGGGCGCCCGGGAGGCTTCCTCTCGTGGTGGCCCTGATCATTGCCAACTCCCGACTGTCTAAGGTCCTTATGGACGGGGgctccagcctcaacatcataTACATCGCCACCCTAGATGAAATGAAGATCCCAAGGTCAGAGCTCCGACCAACTGGAGGAGCTTTCCATGGGGTCATCCTGGGGAAGCAGGCGATCCCCCTGGGCCAGATCGACCTGCCTGTCATGTTCGGGACATGCGCCAACCTCCGCACTGAGATCCTCACCTTCAAGGTGGTAGACTTCGAGGGGTCCTACCACGTGATCTTCGAGAGACCATGCTACGTCAAGTTTATGGCGATCCtgaactacacctacctcaagctcaagattcTCGAGCCCCGCGGTGTGATCACGGTCAGCGCTAACCACGAGTTCGCTCTTCTCTGCGATATGGAGAACTGTGAGCTGGCGACGCAGACCATCCGCTCTCTCGAGTTCTTCAAGATCTAGCAGATCATGAAGGTGGTCGCCCTGGACTCCAACAAGGCCCTAACCTCAAGGGGTCTTTAAGCCCACAAAGGATGCCAAGGCAGTCCAGATCGACCCTGAGGACTCCAACAACATAGCACGGATCGACACCACGCTGTCCGCCAAATAGGAAGGCAAGCTCATCAACTTCCTGCACGAAAATCGGGAGatcttcgcatggaaacccTATGGCATGCCGAGAATCccaagggaagtcgccgagcatgcCCTTGACATCAGGCCGGATGCCCGACCTGTGAAGCAACGCCTACGCGCTTCAACGACAAGAAATGGAAGGCCATCAATGAAGAGATCGCCCTGCTCCTAGCAGCTGGGGTCATCAAGGAGGTCTTCCACCCCAAGTGGTTGGCCAACCTCGtgctggtgaagaagaagaatggctcCTGGCACATGTGCGTGGACTACACGAGCCTGAACAAGGCATGCCTAAAGGTCCCGTACCCATTGCCTCGCATCGACCAGGTGGTCGACTCGACCACGGGGTGCGAAgtcctctgcttcctcgacgCCTACTactctggctaccatcaaattgCGATGGAGTCCGACCATCTCGCGACCTTCTTTATCACTCCATTTGGTGCGTACTGCTACGTCATGATGCCATTCGAACTCAAGAATGCGGGCTCCATGTAACAGAGGTGCATGAATCGCTGCCTCGACCACCTGGTCAGGGACACAGTGGAGGTCTACATTGATGACATAGTAGTCGTCGGCTgccaactggtcctggagcgaagtgcgtctcgaccctgccctcaactcccatggtagtactgcctcgtgaccgtacaccaattgataaggggacatcttggtggccccatggcaagccatcctgtatgcccatagagcttcagtcagacatagatgccactttttcggctgctcctctatcttcctcttgattaacttaattatccccttgttggaagattcggcatggctattagcttgggcataatacggagaggagtttaacaatttgattcccatgtcagctgtgaactcctcgaattctcctgatgtaaaaATCGTCCCTTAAttggttgtgatagtctgggggatgccgaaatggtagacgatatgatctcttacgaagtcaaccatagcagccgatgttacggcccttaacggaattgcctccacccatttggtgaaataatcagtggccaccagaatgaacttgtgccctttgcttgacggaggataaatttggccgatgaggtctattccccaacctctgaacggccatggtttgataatgggattcatggccgatgcgggtgcacgttggacattcccgtatttctgacaatcctggcaccctttataatatttgaagcaatcttcgaggatcgtcggccagtaatacccattattcctaatca is a genomic window containing:
- the LOC117837238 gene encoding probable pre-mRNA-splicing factor ATP-dependent RNA helicase DEAH3 isoform X1, translated to MGTERKRKVSLFDVVDETSVSAKLGRAATNGAAAAAAGGANPTVNRWNGRPYSGRYFEILEKRRTLPVWQQKDEFLRALRDNQTLILVGETGSGKTTQIPQFVLEAEGLGNRSMVACTQPRRVAAMSVSRRVAEEMDVTIGEEVGYSIRFEDCSSHKTVLKYLTDGMLLREAMADPLLERYKVIVLDEAHERTLATDVLFGLLKEVLKNRPDLKLVVMSATLEAEKFQGYFSGAPLMKVPGRLHPVEIFYTQEPERDYLEAAIRTVVQIHTCEPAGDILVFLTGEEEIEDACRKINKEINNMGDQVGPVKVVPLYSTLPPAMQQKIFEPAPAPLKEGGPPGRKIVVSTNIAETSLTIDGIVYVIDPGFSKQKVYNPRIRVESLLVSPISKASAHQRAGRAGRTQPGKCFRLYTEKSFNEDLQPQTYPEILRSNLANTVLTLKKLGIDDLVHFDFMDPPAPETLMRALEVLNYLGALDDEGNLTQLGEMMSEFPLDPQMSKMLVISPKYNCSNEILSVSAMLSVPNCFLRPREAQKAADEAKARFGHIDGDHLTLLNVYHAYKQNNEDPQWCYENFINSRALKSADNVRQQLVRIMTRFNLKMCSTDFNSREYYVNIRKAMLSGYFMQVAHLERTGHYLTVKDNQVVHLHPSNCMDHKPEWVIYNEYVLTTRNFIRTVTDIRGEWLIDIAPHYYDLSNFPSCEAKRVLERLYNKRERERATNRG
- the LOC117837238 gene encoding probable pre-mRNA-splicing factor ATP-dependent RNA helicase DEAH3 isoform X2 yields the protein MLLREAMADPLLERYKVIVLDEAHERTLATDVLFGLLKEVLKNRPDLKLVVMSATLEAEKFQGYFSGAPLMKVPGRLHPVEIFYTQEPERDYLEAAIRTVVQIHTCEPAGDILVFLTGEEEIEDACRKINKEINNMGDQVGPVKVVPLYSTLPPAMQQKIFEPAPAPLKEGGPPGRKIVVSTNIAETSLTIDGIVYVIDPGFSKQKVYNPRIRVESLLVSPISKASAHQRAGRAGRTQPGKCFRLYTEKSFNEDLQPQTYPEILRSNLANTVLTLKKLGIDDLVHFDFMDPPAPETLMRALEVLNYLGALDDEGNLTQLGEMMSEFPLDPQMSKMLVISPKYNCSNEILSVSAMLSVPNCFLRPREAQKAADEAKARFGHIDGDHLTLLNVYHAYKQNNEDPQWCYENFINSRALKSADNVRQQLVRIMTRFNLKMCSTDFNSREYYVNIRKAMLSGYFMQVAHLERTGHYLTVKDNQVVHLHPSNCMDHKPEWVIYNEYVLTTRNFIRTVTDIRGEWLIDIAPHYYDLSNFPSCEAKRVLERLYNKRERERATNRG